A single region of the Triticum dicoccoides isolate Atlit2015 ecotype Zavitan chromosome 2B, WEW_v2.0, whole genome shotgun sequence genome encodes:
- the LOC119368581 gene encoding wall-associated receptor kinase-like 8: MLKLQEKMTLLLPSVPSPQPQANHLMSILIALMALELLVATVAAAPLALPGCPEACGSVTVPYPFGFRQGCFHKGFNLTCNETGHQPKLFLRDDVEVDAISLVGGTVRVQSKIVNGEWDYRNVPYQALKPNRSVGSGKPYIGYDGSWSGGLTVSTEHNVFVAIGCNFIGYLAAGSDRGSVYVSACAALCDTDYPPPGDTSCSGVGCCRTTISQGLPAYGVQLKDLNQTEAAYAGKGRPVSSRLLSGAAFIVDREWFTGINVGAMQNSTFGDFGSSYRSRRSSPKVTRVPTVLEWWLDVKSDRDLVVLDPHSVSGWRCMSLNSFAANINGAVNKVRCNCSDGYEGNPYIIHGCQDIDECQWPVYPCVHGTCINMPGTYRCATKKRIISLPGLITAIAVTAGFGLLFSLMDATKITNKLKQRRAKKLRQKFFKKNHGLLLQQLISSNNDIAERTRIFSLEELEQATNKFDHNRILGGGGHGTVYKGILSDQCIVAIKKAKIIVQREIDQFINEVVILSQTNHRNVVKLFGCCLETEVPLLVYEFISNGALSFHLHGQSENPLSWKDRLRIALETARAIAYLHSAASISVYHRDIKCANILLTDTLTSKVSDFGASRSIAIDETGILTAVQGTYGYLDPEYYYTSRLTEKSDVYSFGVILAELLTRVTPVFSSHSSEGTSLASHFVSHIRDSRFSDILDAQIVEEGGAEDAEVVARLAEACLSLKG, encoded by the exons ATGCTCAAGTTGCAGGAGAAGATGACCCTTCTCCTTCCCTCCGTTCCTTCCCCACAGCCACAAGCAAATCACCTCATGTCGATATTAATAGCACTGATGGCCCTTGAGCTCCTCGTGGCAACAGTCGCCGCTGCCCCGTTAGCCTTGCCTGGCTGCCCGGAGGCCTGTGGCAGCGTTACCGTCCCCTACCCTTTTGGCTTCCGGCAAGGCTGCTTTCACAAGGGCTTCAACCTCACCTGCAACGAGACGGGCCATCAGCCGAAGCTGTTCCTGCGCGACGACGTGGAAGTGGACGCCATCTCACTGGTGGGCGGCACGGTACGTGTCCAGAGCAAGATCGTGAACGGCGAGTGGGACTACAGGAACGTGCCATACCAAGCGCTTAAACCAAACAGGAGCGTTGGGTCTGGGAAGCCCTATATTGGCTACGACGGCTCGTGGTCTGGCGGCCTAACGGTGTCGACCGAGCATAACGTCTTCGTGGCCATCGGATGCAACTTCATCGGCTACCTCGCTGCAGGCAGTGACCGGGGTTCCGTGTACGTCAGCGCATGCGCCGCTCTGTGTGACACAGATTATCCGCCACCCGGGGACACCTCGTGCTCAGGCGTCGGCTGCTGCCGGACGACCATCTCGCAGGGTTTGCCCGCGTATGGGGTGCAGCTCAAGGATTTGAACCAGACTGAAGCCGCGTACGCCGGCAAAGGCAGACCCGTTAGTTCACGCCTTTTGTCCGGGGCCGCGTTCATAGTCGATCGCGAGTGGTTCACCGGGATTAACGTAGGCGCCATGCAGAATAGCACTTTCGGTGATTTCGGAAGCTCGTATCGATCTCGTCGGAGCAGTCCCAAGGTGACCAGGGTACCCACCGTGCTGGAATGGTGGCTGGATGTGAAAAGCGACCGTGACTTGGTCGTGTTGGATCCCCATTCTGTATCAGGTTGGAGATGCATGAGCTTGAACAGCTTCGCTGCCAACATCAACGGTGCAGTGAACAAAGTAAGGTGCAACTGCTCGGATGGATACGAAGGCAACCCTTACATCATTCACGGATGCCAAG ATATCGATGAGTGCCAATGGCCAGTTTATCCATGCGTGCATGGGACCTGCATTAATATGCCGGGGACATACCGATGTGCAACAAAGAAACGTATCATCAGCCTcccag GTTTAATTACCGCAATTGCAGTAACTGCTGGTTTTGGGTTACTGTTTTCACTTATGGATGCTACCAAAATCACTAATAAACTCAAGCAACGAAGAGCCAAAAAGTTGAGACAAAAATTCTTCAAGAAAAATCATGGATTGCTTCTACAACAGTTAATCTCTTCAAACAACGATATAGCCGAAAGAACAAGGATTTTTAGCTTGGAAGAACTGGAGCAAGCGACCAACAAATTTGACCATAATCGCATCCTTGGTGGCGGTGGCCATGGCACGGTGTACAAAGGCATCTTATCTGATCAATGTATTGTGGCCATCAAGAAGGCCAAAATTATTGTACAAAGGGAAATCGACCAGTTCATCAACGAGGTGGTCATACTTTCACAGACAAACCATAGGAATGTGGTGAAGCTTTTTGGTTGTTGCCTTGAGACAGAAGTTCCTCTACTTGTTTACGAATTCATATCAAATGGAGCTCTTTCATTTCATCTCCATGGCCAAAGTGAGAACCCATTATCATGGAAAGATAGGTTGAGGATTGCACTGGAAACTGCAAGGGCCATTGCATATCTACACTCTGCTGCTTCAATATCAGTATACCACAGAGATATCAAATGTGCAAATATACTACTTACCGATACCttaacatcaaaagtatcagatttTGGAGCTTCAAGGTCTATTGCAATAGATGAGACAGGAATACTTACAGCTGTCCAAGGAACCTATGGTTACCTTGATCCTGAATACTACTACACTAGTCGACTCACGGAGAAAAGCGATGTTTACAGCTTTGGTGTCATCCTAGCAGAGCTACTGACAAGGGTGACACCAGTTTTTTCTTCTCATTCATCAGAAGGGACAAGCCTAGCATCACATTTTGTATCACATATAAGAGACAGTCGATTCTCAGATATTCTAGATGCACAAATTGTTGAGGAGGGAGGGGCTGAAGATGCTGAGGTGGTTGCAAGACTCGCAGAAGCATGCTTAAGTTTAAAAGGTTAA